In Cyprinus carpio isolate SPL01 chromosome A14, ASM1834038v1, whole genome shotgun sequence, a single window of DNA contains:
- the LOC109101459 gene encoding solute carrier family 25 member 53-like isoform X2, with translation MGSNAHHNQEAAREPADSMVWFRSYLHGGTSSLISTLTTVITFPLYKTVFRQQLHSTLVREAVAQLLREGPVKLYRGVAPPLLMRSLNGTLLFGLQDTFLQQLSLWDTCPAPRTALPALAGLGAGVLEAVLFCPFERVQNVLQNSGNDTSLPTLRSILRKLASKPLASGYYTAFLPILVRNALGSSLYFGLKDPVSETLRAGGCAPVASSFITGVLNSVVISLPLYPLSVLVANMQAQVDGGGGGVKGSWQRLWAARQRRLVLLYRGGSLVIFRSCITWGITTAIYDQLKRLSRTSD, from the coding sequence ATGGGAAGTAATGCGCATCACAACCAGGAAGCCGCTCGGGAGCCTGCAGACTCTATGGTCTGGTTTCGCAGCTACTTGCACGGAGGGACGTCGAGCCTCATCTCCACGCTGACCACCGTCATCACCTTCCCTCTGTACAAGACCGTCTTCCGCCAGCAGCTGCACAGCACTTTAGTGCGAGAAGCGGTGGCCCAGCTGCTCAGGGAGGGTCCGGTCAAACTGTACCGCGGTGTGGCTCCACCTTTACTGATGAGGTCTCTGAACGGGACGCTGCTGTTCGGCCTCCAGGACACCTTCCTGCAGCAGCTGTCACTCTGGGACACGTGTCCTGCTCCCAGGACGGCCCTCCCTGCTCTGGCAGGTTTGGGGGCAGGTGTGCTGGAGGCCGTGCTCTTTTGCCCATTTGAGCGCGTGCAGAACGTCCTGCAGAACAGCGGGAATGACACTAGCCTTCCTACATTAAGAAGCATACTGCGCAAACTTGCCTCAAAACCGTTGGCGTCAGGGTACTACACTGCCTTTCTGCCTATACTCGTCCGTAATGCCTTGGGGAGCAGCCTGTATTTTGGGCTGAAGGACCCCGTGTCTGAGACTCTCCGGGCTGGAGGCTGTGCTCCTGTAGCGTCCTCCTTTATTACTGGTGTGTTGAACTCAGTGGTGATCAGTCTGCCGCTGTACCCGCTCTCTGTGCTGGTGGCGAACATGCAGGCCCAGGTGGACGGAGGGGGCGGAGGGGTTAAAGGCAGCTGGCAGAGGCTTTGGGCGGCCCGTCAGCGCAGGCTGGTTCTTCTGTACCGTGGAGGATCGCTGGTGATCTTCCGCTCCTGCATCACGTGGGGAATCACCACTGCCATCTACGACCAGCTGAAGAGGCTCTCCAGAACCTCAGATTAA
- the LOC109101815 gene encoding ribose-phosphate pyrophosphokinase 1 isoform X2, with the protein MSFKHLCGNGHTLKSAVTPNHSLELHRLSVCGVNAQKDVEIGESVRGEDVYIVQSGCGEINDNLMELLIMINACKIASASRVTAVIPCFPYARQDKKDKSRAPISAKLVANMLSVSGADHIITMDLHASQIQGFFDIPVDNLYAEPAVLKWIKENIPEWKNCTIVSPDAGGAKRVTSIADRLNVDFALIHKERKKANEVDRMVLVGDVKDRVAILVDDMADTCGTVCHAVDKLISAGAVKVYAILTHGIFSGPAISRINNACFEAVVVTNTIPQEEKMKHCPKIQVIDISMILAEAIRRTHNGESVSYLFSHVPL; encoded by the exons atgtcatttaaacacTTATGCGGGAATGGACATACATTAAAGAGCGCAGTGACTCCGAATCATTCACTTGAGCTTCACCGATTATCGGTTTGCGGTGTGAACGCTCAGAAAGA TGTGGAGATTGGAGAGAGTGTGCGTGGAGAGGATGTGTACATAGTCCAGAGCGGCTGTGGTGAAATCAACGATAACCTTATGGAGCTTCTGATTATGATCAACGCCTGCAAAATCGCATCGGCCTCCCGAGTCACAGCGGTCATCCCCTGCTTCCCTTACGCCCGGCAGGACAAGAAGGACAAG AGTCGGGCACCCATTTCTGCCAAGTTGGTGGCAAATATGCTGTCGGTGTCTGGTGCAGACCACATCATAACCATGGATCTGCATGCATCTCAAATACAG GGCTTCTTTGACATACCAGTGGACAACTTGTATGCAGAGCCTGCCGTTTTGAAGTGGATCAAGGAGAACATCCCCGAGTGGAAAAACTGCACGATCGTGTCTCCTGACGCTGGAGGAGCCAAGAG GGTCACCTCCATCGCAGACAGGCTCAATGTTGACTTCGCCCTCATTCACAAAGAAAGGAAGAAGGCCAACGAGGTGGACCGCATGGTTCTGGTGGGAGATGTGAAAGACCGGGTGGCCATACTGGTGGATGATATGGCGGACACCTGCGGCACCGTCTGCCACGCTGTTGATAA gttaaTATCAGCAGGAGCCGTTAAGGTGTATGCCATCCTCACCCACGGCATCTTCTCTGGACCAGCCATTTCACGCATCAACAACGCCTGCTTCGAGGCCGTAGTGGTGACCAACACGATTCCTCAGGAGGAGAAGATGAAGCACTGTCCCAAAATACAG GTCATCGACATTTCCATGATCCTCGCCGAGGCCATCCGCAGGACGCACAACGGCGAGTCCGTGTCGTATCTGTTCAGCCACGTTCCTTTGTAA
- the LOC109101815 gene encoding ribose-phosphate pyrophosphokinase 1 isoform X1, with amino-acid sequence MPNIKIFSGSSHQDLSQKIADRLGLELGKVVTKKFSNQETCVEIGESVRGEDVYIVQSGCGEINDNLMELLIMINACKIASASRVTAVIPCFPYARQDKKDKSRAPISAKLVANMLSVSGADHIITMDLHASQIQGFFDIPVDNLYAEPAVLKWIKENIPEWKNCTIVSPDAGGAKRVTSIADRLNVDFALIHKERKKANEVDRMVLVGDVKDRVAILVDDMADTCGTVCHAVDKLISAGAVKVYAILTHGIFSGPAISRINNACFEAVVVTNTIPQEEKMKHCPKIQVIDISMILAEAIRRTHNGESVSYLFSHVPL; translated from the exons atgccaaatatcaAGATTTTCAGCGGCAGCTCCCACCAGGATCTGTCTCAGAAGATCGCGGACCGTCTCGGACTGGAGTTAGGAAAAGTGGTGACGAAAAAGTTTAGCAACCAAGAGACGTG TGTGGAGATTGGAGAGAGTGTGCGTGGAGAGGATGTGTACATAGTCCAGAGCGGCTGTGGTGAAATCAACGATAACCTTATGGAGCTTCTGATTATGATCAACGCCTGCAAAATCGCATCGGCCTCCCGAGTCACAGCGGTCATCCCCTGCTTCCCTTACGCCCGGCAGGACAAGAAGGACAAG AGTCGGGCACCCATTTCTGCCAAGTTGGTGGCAAATATGCTGTCGGTGTCTGGTGCAGACCACATCATAACCATGGATCTGCATGCATCTCAAATACAG GGCTTCTTTGACATACCAGTGGACAACTTGTATGCAGAGCCTGCCGTTTTGAAGTGGATCAAGGAGAACATCCCCGAGTGGAAAAACTGCACGATCGTGTCTCCTGACGCTGGAGGAGCCAAGAG GGTCACCTCCATCGCAGACAGGCTCAATGTTGACTTCGCCCTCATTCACAAAGAAAGGAAGAAGGCCAACGAGGTGGACCGCATGGTTCTGGTGGGAGATGTGAAAGACCGGGTGGCCATACTGGTGGATGATATGGCGGACACCTGCGGCACCGTCTGCCACGCTGTTGATAA gttaaTATCAGCAGGAGCCGTTAAGGTGTATGCCATCCTCACCCACGGCATCTTCTCTGGACCAGCCATTTCACGCATCAACAACGCCTGCTTCGAGGCCGTAGTGGTGACCAACACGATTCCTCAGGAGGAGAAGATGAAGCACTGTCCCAAAATACAG GTCATCGACATTTCCATGATCCTCGCCGAGGCCATCCGCAGGACGCACAACGGCGAGTCCGTGTCGTATCTGTTCAGCCACGTTCCTTTGTAA
- the LOC109101459 gene encoding solute carrier family 25 member 53-like isoform X1 — MKEKNYGDISKESEMGSNAHHNQEAAREPADSMVWFRSYLHGGTSSLISTLTTVITFPLYKTVFRQQLHSTLVREAVAQLLREGPVKLYRGVAPPLLMRSLNGTLLFGLQDTFLQQLSLWDTCPAPRTALPALAGLGAGVLEAVLFCPFERVQNVLQNSGNDTSLPTLRSILRKLASKPLASGYYTAFLPILVRNALGSSLYFGLKDPVSETLRAGGCAPVASSFITGVLNSVVISLPLYPLSVLVANMQAQVDGGGGGVKGSWQRLWAARQRRLVLLYRGGSLVIFRSCITWGITTAIYDQLKRLSRTSD; from the exons ATGAAG gaaaaaaattacggAGACATCTCCAAAG AATCAGAGATGGGAAGTAATGCGCATCACAACCAGGAAGCCGCTCGGGAGCCTGCAGACTCTATGGTCTGGTTTCGCAGCTACTTGCACGGAGGGACGTCGAGCCTCATCTCCACGCTGACCACCGTCATCACCTTCCCTCTGTACAAGACCGTCTTCCGCCAGCAGCTGCACAGCACTTTAGTGCGAGAAGCGGTGGCCCAGCTGCTCAGGGAGGGTCCGGTCAAACTGTACCGCGGTGTGGCTCCACCTTTACTGATGAGGTCTCTGAACGGGACGCTGCTGTTCGGCCTCCAGGACACCTTCCTGCAGCAGCTGTCACTCTGGGACACGTGTCCTGCTCCCAGGACGGCCCTCCCTGCTCTGGCAGGTTTGGGGGCAGGTGTGCTGGAGGCCGTGCTCTTTTGCCCATTTGAGCGCGTGCAGAACGTCCTGCAGAACAGCGGGAATGACACTAGCCTTCCTACATTAAGAAGCATACTGCGCAAACTTGCCTCAAAACCGTTGGCGTCAGGGTACTACACTGCCTTTCTGCCTATACTCGTCCGTAATGCCTTGGGGAGCAGCCTGTATTTTGGGCTGAAGGACCCCGTGTCTGAGACTCTCCGGGCTGGAGGCTGTGCTCCTGTAGCGTCCTCCTTTATTACTGGTGTGTTGAACTCAGTGGTGATCAGTCTGCCGCTGTACCCGCTCTCTGTGCTGGTGGCGAACATGCAGGCCCAGGTGGACGGAGGGGGCGGAGGGGTTAAAGGCAGCTGGCAGAGGCTTTGGGCGGCCCGTCAGCGCAGGCTGGTTCTTCTGTACCGTGGAGGATCGCTGGTGATCTTCCGCTCCTGCATCACGTGGGGAATCACCACTGCCATCTACGACCAGCTGAAGAGGCTCTCCAGAACCTCAGATTAA
- the LOC109101460 gene encoding BTB/POZ domain-containing protein KCTD12-like, which yields MALTANAISLPAEELAFPEIIELNVGGQVYITRYSTLTSVPDSLLWEMFSQKSTKSLARDTKGRFFVDRDGFLFRYILDYMRDQQLVLPDHFPERGRLQREAEFFNLPELVKLLAPKLSKQNSLGDEGCQSDPEEPSPGADVARSLGAVACSSDGKCSGFITIGYRGSYTLGRDSQTDAKFRRVARIMVCGKTSLAKEVFGETLNESRDPDRPPERYTARYYLKFTFLEQAFDRLADAGFHMVACNSTGTCAFAHEQTDDKIWANYTEYVFYRE from the coding sequence ATGGCTTTAACTGCCAATGCTATTAGCCTTCCTGCCGAGGAACTGGCCTTTCCGGAAATTATTGAGCTGAACGTCGGGGGTCAGGTGTATATCACCCGCTACTCGACGTTAACAAGTGTGCCGGACTCGCTCCTGTGGGAGATGTTCAGCCAGAAGAGCACCAAGAGCTTGGCGCGCGACACAAAGGGTCGTTTCTTCGTGGACCGAGACGGATTCCTGTTCCGTTATATTCTGGATTACATGCGAGACCAGCAGCTCGTCCTTCCGGACCATTTCCCGGAGCGAGGACGGCTGCAGCGCGAGGCTGAGTTCTTCAACCTCCCCGAGCTGGTCAAGCTGCTGGCACCCAAGCTCAGTAAGCAGAACTCTCTGGGCGACGAGGGCTGCCAGAGCGACCCCGAGGAGCCCTCGCCCGGGGCTGACGTCGCCCGGAGCCTCGGGGCCGTGGCCTGCTCCAGCGACGGGAAGTGCTCCGGGTTCATCACCATCGGCTACCGCGGCTCCTACACTCTCGGCCGTGATAGCCAAACTGACGCCAAGTTCCGACGAGTGGCTCGGATTATGGTGTGTGGGAAGACGTCTCTCGCTAAGGAGGTTTTCGGGGAAACGCTGAACGAGAGCCGCGACCCCGATCGCCCGCCAGAGCGCTACACGGCGCGCTATTACCTGAAGTTTACTTTCCTGGAGCAGGCTTTTGACCGGTTAGCGGATGCCGGCTTCCACATGGTGGCTTGCAACTCCACGGGGACTTGCGCCTTCGCTCACGAGCAGACTGACGACAAAATCTGGGCCAACTACACCGAATACGTATTCTACCGTGAGTGA